Proteins encoded together in one Streptomyces sp. B1I3 window:
- a CDS encoding bifunctional uroporphyrinogen-III C-methyltransferase/uroporphyrinogen-III synthase — MSPTGPVVSDFPVLSAGHVTFLGAGPGDPGLLTLRAVEALASADVLVAEPDVLDVVRCHARAGISTPEVTVVDMASTAAGVPVLRDAANLVMEAAKGGRRVVRAVTGDPGMDGDTGAEMLACAAAGVPFEVVPGVANAVGVPAYAGVPLRDAQGADVRFVDARTASDRCWAEVGASDATAVVSTSLDSVAAAAGELVSAGRKPDTPLTVTIAGTTTRQRTWTATLGTIAQVLKQAKVLPSPDGHRPVIAVVGERSSAAQRDQLAWFESKPLFGWKVLVPRTKEQAASLSDQLRSYGAVPHEVPTIAVEPPRTPQQMERAVKGLVTGRYEWIAFTSVNAVKAVREKFEEYGLDARAFAGIKVAAVGEQTAAALIDFGVKPDLVPSGEQSAAGLLDDWPPYDPVFDPIDRVFLPRADIATETLVAGLIELGWEVDDVTAYRTVRASPPPADTREAIKGGGFDAVLFTSSSTVRNLVGIAGKPHNVTVIACIGPATAKTAEEHGLRVDVLSPEPSVHKLAQALADFGAQRRDAAKEAGDPVTRPSERRPGARRRRTTT; from the coding sequence TTGAGCCCCACCGGCCCCGTCGTATCCGACTTCCCTGTCCTGTCCGCAGGGCACGTCACCTTCCTCGGCGCCGGTCCCGGCGACCCGGGACTGCTGACTCTTCGCGCCGTCGAGGCGCTTGCGAGCGCGGACGTTCTTGTGGCGGAACCCGACGTCCTCGACGTCGTCCGCTGCCATGCGCGGGCAGGGATAAGCACGCCTGAGGTGACGGTTGTTGACATGGCGTCAACAGCCGCCGGAGTGCCCGTGCTCAGGGACGCCGCCAATCTTGTCATGGAGGCCGCCAAGGGCGGCAGGCGGGTCGTCCGTGCCGTCACGGGAGATCCCGGCATGGACGGCGACACGGGTGCGGAGATGCTCGCCTGCGCTGCCGCGGGCGTGCCCTTCGAGGTGGTTCCCGGTGTCGCGAACGCCGTCGGTGTGCCCGCGTACGCCGGTGTACCGCTGCGGGACGCGCAGGGTGCCGACGTGCGTTTCGTCGACGCCCGTACCGCCTCGGACCGCTGCTGGGCGGAGGTCGGCGCGAGTGACGCGACGGCCGTCGTGTCCACGTCGCTCGACTCGGTGGCCGCGGCCGCCGGCGAGCTGGTCTCGGCGGGCCGCAAGCCCGACACCCCGCTGACGGTCACGATCGCCGGCACCACGACCCGCCAGCGCACCTGGACGGCGACCCTCGGGACGATCGCCCAGGTCCTCAAGCAGGCCAAGGTCCTGCCGTCGCCGGACGGGCACCGGCCGGTCATAGCCGTGGTCGGGGAGCGCAGCTCCGCCGCCCAGCGCGACCAGCTGGCGTGGTTCGAGTCCAAGCCGCTGTTCGGCTGGAAGGTGCTCGTGCCGCGTACGAAGGAGCAGGCGGCGTCACTCTCCGACCAGCTGCGTTCGTACGGTGCGGTGCCGCACGAGGTGCCGACCATCGCGGTGGAGCCGCCGCGTACGCCCCAGCAGATGGAGCGCGCGGTCAAGGGCCTGGTCACGGGCCGCTACGAGTGGATCGCGTTCACCTCGGTGAACGCGGTGAAGGCCGTGCGGGAGAAGTTCGAGGAGTACGGTCTCGACGCCCGCGCCTTCGCCGGGATCAAGGTCGCGGCCGTGGGTGAGCAGACGGCGGCGGCGCTGATCGACTTCGGTGTGAAGCCGGACCTGGTGCCGTCGGGTGAGCAGTCGGCCGCCGGTCTGCTGGACGACTGGCCGCCGTACGACCCGGTCTTCGACCCGATCGACCGGGTGTTCCTGCCGCGTGCGGACATCGCCACCGAGACGCTGGTGGCCGGACTCATCGAGCTGGGCTGGGAGGTCGACGACGTCACCGCGTACCGCACGGTCCGCGCGTCGCCGCCGCCGGCCGACACCCGGGAGGCGATCAAGGGCGGCGGTTTCGACGCGGTGCTCTTCACCTCGTCCTCGACGGTGCGCAACCTGGTCGGTATCGCGGGCAAGCCGCACAACGTGACGGTGATCGCGTGCATCGGTCCGGCCACGGCGAAGACCGCGGAGGAGCACGGCCTGCGGGTCGACGTCCTGTCCCCGGAGCCGTCGGTCCACAAGCTGGCCCAGGCGCTGGCGGACTTCGGCGCGCAGCGCCGGGACGCGGCGAAGGAGGCCGGTGACCCGGTGACGCGGCCGAGTGAGCGCCGTCCGGGTGCGAGACGCCGCCGGACGACGACCTGA
- a CDS encoding DUF4232 domain-containing protein — MRNLRFRRAARTSALGTAAMVAALSLTACQDGGTAAVGDSASKPAGSASQEPAEGSAAPADRTSAAPVSDTGTNGSDSGSAAAQGSGSGSAKGSGAAQPAAKQPQTGNKDSGSVTLACDGGNSKLSIAPVARPVNHMLLTMTNTGSKSCNAYSYPFLKFGEAQSAPSTVEASKPQAVVTIAPGESAYAGVMTSSADGSGTGGYSTRDLTVSFQGREGSGSTGPSATVPLSKDVYVDSTLAVTYWQTGMDDALTY; from the coding sequence ATGCGCAACCTTCGCTTCCGCCGCGCCGCCCGCACCTCCGCCCTCGGCACCGCCGCAATGGTCGCCGCACTCTCGCTGACGGCCTGCCAGGACGGCGGTACGGCAGCGGTCGGCGACTCCGCCTCCAAGCCGGCCGGATCGGCGTCCCAGGAGCCGGCGGAAGGCTCGGCCGCCCCGGCAGACAGGACCTCGGCGGCCCCGGTTTCGGACACGGGCACGAACGGATCGGATTCCGGTTCTGCCGCTGCGCAGGGTTCCGGTTCCGGTTCTGCGAAGGGTTCCGGCGCCGCGCAGCCCGCCGCGAAGCAGCCGCAGACCGGCAACAAGGACAGCGGTTCCGTCACCCTCGCCTGTGACGGCGGCAACTCCAAGCTGTCGATCGCCCCCGTGGCCCGTCCCGTCAACCACATGCTGCTCACCATGACCAACACCGGTTCGAAGTCCTGCAACGCCTACTCCTACCCGTTCCTGAAGTTCGGTGAGGCGCAGTCCGCCCCGTCGACGGTCGAGGCGAGCAAGCCCCAGGCCGTGGTCACCATCGCCCCGGGCGAGTCCGCCTACGCCGGTGTCATGACCTCCTCCGCCGACGGAAGCGGCACGGGCGGCTACTCCACGAGGGACCTGACCGTCAGCTTCCAGGGCCGCGAGGGCTCAGGCTCCACGGGCCCGTCCGCGACTGTGCCGCTCAGCAAGGACGTGTACGTCGACAGCACCCTGGCCGTCACCTACTGGCAGACGGGCATGGACGACGCCCTCACGTACTGA
- a CDS encoding glutamyl-tRNA reductase — protein sequence MSLLVVGLSHRSAPVSVLERASLPADAQTKLLQDTLAAEPATEAAVLATCNRIELYADVDKFHAGVAELSTLLAQHSGVGLDELTPYLYVHYEDRAVHHLFSVACGLDSMVVGEGQILGQIKDALARGQELHTAGRLLNDLFQQALRVGKRAHSETGIDRAGQSLVTFGLEQLADGAEVTEWAAGKRALVIGAGSMSSLAAATLVRAGVAEVVVANRTRARADRLVEILGESGRSSARAVEMGEVADELTRADVVVSCTGATGLVLTAESVADALGVDFDTAYKPSTAPAAAAPGELDQHAAWVENGSVAARDRAVRRVPVRSAATGPVRLHLLDLAMPRDIDGAAHRVDGVRLVDIESLAEASADAPMAADVDRVRTLVADEVAAFGAAQRAAHITPTVVALRTMAADVVAGEIARLDGRLPDLDEKQRAEITQTVRRVVDKLLHAPTVRVKQLASEPGGAGYADALRELFDLDPQTVAAVSRADLNDPNRGRS from the coding sequence ATGAGCCTCCTGGTCGTAGGACTGAGCCACCGCAGCGCCCCCGTGTCCGTGCTGGAGCGGGCGTCGCTGCCGGCCGATGCCCAGACGAAGCTGCTGCAGGACACCCTCGCCGCGGAGCCCGCGACCGAGGCGGCCGTGCTGGCCACCTGCAACCGCATCGAGCTGTACGCGGACGTGGACAAGTTCCACGCGGGCGTCGCCGAGCTGTCGACGCTGCTCGCGCAGCACAGCGGCGTCGGACTGGACGAGCTCACTCCCTATCTCTATGTGCACTACGAGGACCGTGCCGTCCACCACCTGTTCTCGGTGGCGTGCGGGCTGGACTCGATGGTCGTCGGCGAGGGCCAGATCCTCGGCCAGATCAAGGACGCGCTCGCGCGGGGGCAGGAGCTCCACACCGCCGGACGTCTGCTCAACGACCTCTTCCAGCAGGCCCTGCGGGTCGGCAAGCGCGCCCACAGCGAGACCGGGATCGACCGGGCCGGGCAGTCGCTCGTCACGTTCGGTCTGGAGCAGCTCGCGGACGGCGCCGAGGTCACCGAGTGGGCCGCCGGCAAGCGTGCCCTCGTGATCGGCGCCGGCTCGATGTCCTCGCTCGCCGCCGCCACCCTGGTGCGCGCCGGTGTCGCCGAGGTCGTCGTCGCCAACCGGACCCGGGCCCGTGCCGACCGGCTCGTCGAGATCCTCGGCGAGAGCGGCCGGAGCTCGGCCCGCGCCGTCGAGATGGGCGAGGTGGCCGACGAACTGACACGTGCCGACGTCGTCGTGTCGTGCACCGGTGCCACCGGGCTCGTGCTGACCGCCGAGTCCGTCGCCGACGCGCTCGGCGTCGACTTCGACACCGCGTACAAGCCGTCCACGGCCCCGGCCGCCGCGGCGCCCGGTGAGCTGGACCAGCACGCCGCCTGGGTGGAGAACGGTTCCGTGGCCGCCCGGGACCGGGCCGTGCGCCGGGTGCCCGTGCGGTCCGCGGCCACCGGTCCCGTCCGGCTGCACCTCCTCGACCTCGCCATGCCGCGTGACATCGACGGAGCGGCCCACCGCGTCGACGGTGTGCGCCTCGTCGACATCGAGTCGCTCGCCGAGGCGTCCGCGGACGCCCCGATGGCCGCCGATGTGGACCGGGTGCGCACGCTCGTCGCCGACGAGGTCGCCGCCTTCGGCGCCGCCCAGCGGGCCGCACACATCACCCCGACCGTCGTCGCCCTGCGCACCATGGCCGCCGATGTGGTGGCCGGCGAGATCGCACGGCTCGACGGACGCCTTCCCGACCTGGACGAGAAGCAGCGCGCCGAGATCACGCAGACCGTGCGCCGCGTCGTCGACAAGCTCCTGCACGCGCCCACCGTGCGGGTCAAGCAGCTCGCCAGCGAGCCCGGCGGTGCCGGGTACGCCGATGCGCTGCGTGAACTCTTCGACCTCGACCCGCAGACGGTGGCCGCCGTCTCCCGGGCAGACCTGAACGACCCGAATAGAGGGCGGTCATGA
- the hemC gene encoding hydroxymethylbilane synthase has translation MTDNSPLGGENTKPLRLGTRRSKLAMAQSGIVAEAVSKVTGRAVELVEITTYGDISRENLAQIGGTGVFVAALREALLRGDVDFAVHSLKDLPTAQPEGLVLAAVPPREDPRDVLVARDGLTFGQLPSGARIGTGSPRRMAQLNAYARSHGLDIETVAIRGNVDTRIGFVRSGELDAVVLAAAGLSRLGRTGEVTDFLPVDTVLPAPGQGALAIECAAGSADLAAALAELDDPHTRAAVTAERALLAALEAGCSAPVGALADLLVDGQTVNELRLRGVVGSTDGACLVQLSITGSVPTSHDGAAALGRELAAEMLAKGAAGLMGERAL, from the coding sequence ATGACCGACAACTCACCCCTGGGTGGGGAGAACACCAAGCCGCTCCGGCTCGGCACCCGGCGCAGCAAGCTCGCCATGGCGCAGTCCGGCATCGTCGCCGAGGCCGTCAGCAAGGTGACCGGACGCGCCGTCGAGCTGGTCGAGATCACCACGTACGGCGACATCTCCCGGGAGAACCTGGCGCAGATCGGCGGGACCGGCGTCTTCGTCGCCGCCCTGCGCGAGGCGCTGCTGCGCGGCGACGTGGACTTCGCCGTCCACTCGCTCAAGGACCTGCCGACCGCACAGCCGGAGGGCCTCGTCCTGGCCGCCGTACCGCCGCGCGAGGACCCGCGCGACGTACTGGTGGCGCGGGACGGGCTGACCTTCGGGCAACTGCCGTCCGGTGCCCGTATCGGCACCGGTTCGCCGCGCCGCATGGCGCAGCTCAACGCGTACGCCCGGTCGCACGGACTCGACATCGAGACCGTCGCGATCCGGGGCAACGTCGATACGCGTATCGGCTTCGTACGGAGCGGTGAGCTGGACGCGGTGGTTCTCGCCGCAGCCGGGCTCAGCCGTCTCGGCCGGACCGGTGAGGTGACCGACTTCCTGCCGGTCGACACCGTCCTGCCTGCTCCCGGCCAGGGGGCACTGGCGATCGAGTGCGCTGCCGGCAGCGCCGACCTCGCCGCAGCTCTCGCCGAGCTCGACGACCCGCACACCCGGGCCGCCGTGACCGCCGAGCGCGCCCTGCTCGCCGCCCTGGAGGCCGGCTGCTCCGCACCTGTGGGTGCGCTGGCCGACCTCCTGGTCGACGGTCAGACTGTCAACGAACTGCGCCTGCGCGGTGTCGTCGGTTCCACCGACGGCGCCTGTCTGGTGCAGCTGTCCATCACCGGATCCGTTCCCACGTCGCACGACGGCGCGGCGGCTCTCGGTCGCGAACTCGCGGCCGAGATGCTTGCCAAGGGTGCGGCCGGTCTTATGGGGGAGCGAGCACTTTGA
- the hemB gene encoding porphobilinogen synthase, with product MTVYGNFPGSRPRRLRTTPVMRRMVAETRLDPANLILPAFVREGIDAPVAISAMPGVQQHTLDTLRKAAVDAVAAGVSGIMLFGVPLDEKKDARGTAGTDPDGILQVGLRAVREEVGDDLVVMSDLCLDEYTDHGHCGVLTGDGRVDNDATLERYAEMAQVQADAGAHVVGPSGMMDGQVGVVRDALDQTGHEDVSILAYTAKYSSAFYGPFREAVGSSLRGDRKTYQQDPANIRESLRELALDLEEGADMVMVKPAGPYLDILAKVADAVDVPVAAYQISGEYAMIEAAAEKGWIDRDAAILESLTGIRRAGARMILTYWATEVAQRLGR from the coding sequence ATGACTGTGTACGGAAACTTCCCCGGCTCGCGGCCCCGGCGGCTGCGGACGACCCCCGTCATGCGGCGCATGGTCGCCGAGACCCGGCTCGACCCCGCGAACCTGATCCTTCCCGCGTTCGTGCGCGAGGGCATCGACGCCCCTGTCGCCATCTCGGCCATGCCCGGCGTGCAGCAGCACACCCTGGACACCCTGCGGAAGGCCGCGGTCGACGCGGTGGCGGCGGGCGTTTCCGGGATCATGCTGTTCGGCGTGCCGCTGGACGAGAAGAAGGACGCCCGGGGCACGGCGGGCACCGACCCGGACGGCATCCTCCAGGTGGGTCTGCGGGCGGTGCGGGAAGAGGTGGGCGACGACCTCGTGGTCATGTCCGACCTCTGCCTGGACGAGTACACCGACCACGGTCACTGCGGGGTGCTGACCGGGGACGGCCGCGTCGACAACGACGCCACGCTGGAGCGGTACGCCGAGATGGCGCAGGTCCAGGCCGACGCGGGCGCCCATGTGGTGGGCCCGAGCGGCATGATGGACGGCCAGGTCGGCGTGGTCCGCGACGCCCTGGACCAGACCGGGCACGAGGACGTGTCGATCCTCGCGTACACCGCGAAGTACTCCTCGGCGTTCTACGGCCCGTTCCGTGAGGCGGTGGGCTCCTCGCTCAGGGGCGACCGCAAGACCTACCAGCAGGACCCGGCGAACATCCGGGAGTCGCTGCGTGAGCTGGCGCTCGACCTGGAGGAGGGCGCCGACATGGTCATGGTCAAGCCGGCCGGCCCGTACCTCGACATCCTCGCCAAGGTCGCCGACGCGGTGGACGTGCCGGTCGCGGCGTACCAGATCAGCGGCGAGTACGCGATGATCGAGGCCGCCGCCGAGAAGGGCTGGATCGACCGCGACGCGGCGATCCTGGAGAGCCTGACGGGCATCCGGCGCGCGGGTGCGCGGATGATCCTCACGTACTGGGCGACGGAGGTCGCGCAGCGGCTGGGCCGCTGA
- a CDS encoding MarR family transcriptional regulator encodes MATEHTSSALRAPASSRPYPMAHPGYGKRSAPEQQPCAADDFMLLPPRERSIAGFIDHLPEGAAMDVKGLARQLPLYGQQAVASALKALSVAGYLRRVRRMVGGEGGQVRWVFRTFWSRTARDNEWWAALLADEGKQAAVSVPGPGHVVAADLLPAAAPAAPAVPQQRPQEPAPTPAAADQSPSPAYLALARLGRADARLALSGADCTVLEQLAAEWFTRGVDADYLSRALTAGLPAQVDSPVGFVRRRLTDKIPPRLPATPAPPALGASVRRVMMECTGCGAPGRAEALPDGLCRACRLPGRGEPEAPGGLPAERDVRTYVAGLRDLLKAP; translated from the coding sequence GTGGCTACTGAGCACACTAGCTCCGCCCTCCGCGCCCCCGCATCCTCGCGCCCGTACCCGATGGCCCACCCCGGCTACGGCAAGCGATCCGCCCCGGAGCAACAGCCGTGCGCCGCTGACGACTTCATGCTGCTGCCCCCGCGTGAGCGCAGCATCGCCGGGTTCATCGACCACCTGCCCGAGGGCGCCGCCATGGACGTCAAGGGCCTGGCCAGGCAACTGCCGCTCTACGGTCAGCAGGCCGTCGCCTCGGCCCTCAAGGCCCTCTCGGTCGCCGGGTACCTGCGCCGCGTACGGCGCATGGTCGGCGGCGAGGGTGGGCAAGTGCGCTGGGTGTTCCGCACGTTCTGGTCCCGGACCGCACGGGACAACGAGTGGTGGGCAGCCCTCCTCGCCGACGAGGGCAAGCAGGCGGCTGTGTCCGTGCCGGGGCCTGGGCACGTGGTAGCGGCAGACCTGCTCCCGGCTGCCGCCCCGGCCGCCCCGGCCGTACCGCAGCAGCGGCCCCAGGAACCGGCGCCCACCCCGGCTGCGGCCGACCAGAGCCCTTCGCCGGCATACCTGGCACTGGCCCGACTCGGCCGTGCGGACGCGCGCCTGGCGCTTTCCGGAGCCGACTGCACGGTCCTGGAGCAGCTGGCCGCCGAGTGGTTCACACGCGGCGTGGACGCCGACTACCTCAGCCGGGCACTCACCGCCGGGCTCCCCGCCCAGGTCGACTCCCCGGTGGGCTTCGTACGCCGCCGCCTCACCGACAAGATCCCGCCCCGCCTGCCGGCCACCCCGGCACCGCCCGCGCTCGGTGCGTCCGTCCGGCGGGTGATGATGGAGTGCACCGGATGCGGTGCGCCCGGTCGCGCGGAGGCACTTCCCGACGGCCTCTGCCGAGCGTGCCGCCTGCCCGGGCGGGGAGAGCCGGAGGCTCCGGGCGGGCTCCCCGCCGAACGCGATGTGCGGACGTACGTCGCAGGACTGCGCGACCTGCTCAAGGCTCCCTGA
- a CDS encoding helix-turn-helix domain-containing protein codes for MGTEIQDFAALLRGLKERSGLSYGTLAQKLHMSTSTVHRYCNGDAVPHDYAPVERFARVCRASADELVALHRKWILADEAKRRKVPGPAAAPAEPAPAPDPRPVRDPGPDAVSEPVPEPMRQAEAEPGVETRTEPGAEARTEPGAEARTEPAPVPEATSVTEPAPASARRRRPLRVALAAAAVVALAVPTTVMIGNMSSSQGSDTVTAGKAGKPEETGADASRPASGKAKPSGTATGGKASGSTSPSATGASPSAKQEPSRTVSPGVAGGTAPKTGVPLSVNVRPETWEDKCDQTYMLDRKPEKVPPPPYEADARGWASSLGAVPAGMKRIDLVVQGKEADAVVLEAMHVRVVGRTSPPAWQAYAMLQGCGSGVLVSTYEINLDAARPLFKAVPSENMDRTLPANPLPLKTSVNDPVVLVVYARTQTYDVRWYLELDWSSGDRHGTMRVDDDGKPFRTMSMNGRPLYDYWPEKKTWVLRDY; via the coding sequence GTGGGGACAGAGATCCAGGACTTCGCGGCGCTGCTCAGGGGACTGAAGGAGCGATCCGGACTCAGCTACGGAACGCTGGCCCAGAAGCTGCACATGAGCACCTCCACCGTCCACCGGTACTGCAACGGGGACGCTGTTCCGCACGACTACGCACCCGTCGAACGGTTCGCGCGGGTGTGCCGGGCGTCGGCGGACGAACTGGTCGCGCTGCACCGCAAGTGGATCCTGGCGGACGAGGCGAAGCGGCGGAAGGTGCCCGGTCCGGCGGCGGCCCCGGCCGAACCGGCACCCGCGCCGGACCCGCGCCCGGTACGGGATCCAGGACCGGACGCCGTGTCCGAACCCGTACCGGAACCGATGCGGCAAGCAGAAGCGGAACCCGGAGTCGAGACGCGAACGGAACCCGGAGCCGAGGCTCGAACGGAACCCGGAGCCGAGGCTCGAACGGAACCCGCCCCCGTACCCGAGGCCACCTCCGTGACCGAGCCCGCTCCCGCTTCCGCGAGGAGGCGCCGGCCCCTGCGCGTAGCACTCGCGGCCGCGGCCGTGGTGGCGCTCGCCGTCCCCACCACCGTGATGATCGGCAACATGTCGTCCTCGCAGGGCAGCGACACGGTCACCGCCGGGAAGGCCGGAAAGCCCGAGGAGACAGGCGCGGACGCGTCCCGACCCGCGAGCGGGAAGGCGAAGCCGTCCGGCACGGCGACGGGCGGCAAGGCGTCGGGCAGTACCTCGCCCTCGGCCACCGGGGCGTCCCCCTCGGCGAAGCAGGAGCCGTCCCGGACGGTGTCACCGGGGGTGGCCGGCGGCACCGCGCCGAAGACCGGGGTACCGCTCTCCGTGAACGTCCGCCCGGAGACGTGGGAGGACAAGTGCGACCAGACCTACATGCTGGACCGGAAGCCGGAGAAGGTGCCCCCGCCGCCCTACGAGGCCGACGCGCGCGGCTGGGCCAGTTCCCTCGGAGCCGTACCGGCCGGGATGAAGCGCATCGACCTGGTCGTGCAGGGCAAGGAGGCGGACGCCGTCGTACTGGAAGCCATGCACGTACGGGTCGTGGGCCGCACGTCCCCGCCCGCCTGGCAGGCCTATGCCATGTTGCAGGGCTGTGGGAGCGGGGTGCTCGTGTCCACGTACGAGATCAATCTCGACGCCGCCCGGCCGCTGTTCAAGGCCGTCCCGTCGGAGAACATGGACCGCACCCTGCCGGCGAATCCGCTTCCGCTCAAGACGTCCGTGAACGATCCGGTGGTCCTCGTCGTGTACGCCCGCACGCAGACGTACGACGTTCGCTGGTATCTGGAGCTGGACTGGAGCAGTGGTGACCGGCACGGCACGATGCGTGTCGACGACGACGGGAAGCCGTTCCGGACGATGAGCATGAACGGCCGGCCGCTGTACGACTACTGGCCCGAGAAGAAGACCTGGGTGCTGAGGGACTACTGA